The Salmo salar chromosome ssa06, Ssal_v3.1, whole genome shotgun sequence genome window below encodes:
- the LOC106607511 gene encoding MAGUK p55 subfamily member 3 isoform X1 — protein MKEAMPVLSAGTGLHETLALLTSQLRPDANHKEDMVFLKNVFSEKSLGYLMKIHEKLRQYERQSPTPVLHSAASLAEDVAEELQSGPMSVEEKELLQLLTSPHLKAVLSVHDMVAQKNFDPVLPPLPDDFEDELEEESVKIVRLVKNKEPLGATIRRDETTGSVIVARIMRGGAADRSGLVHVGDELREVNGISIIHKRPDEISQLLSQSQGSITLKIIPAVKEEDRLKESKVYMRALFDYIPADDKATPCQEAGLPFKRGDILQVVTQDDPTWWQAKRVGDSNLRAGLIPSKLFQERRLAYRIKTGTLPNPKSPKNPTYDQGCDKEDCDCEVYFNGQYIVSPKCKAVAPSCGQVFSWEFYSAGLRRSFRLSRKDRSGSLGGGATSDPTDPDFATYEEVTRYQHRPNERPRLVVLIGSLGARINELKQKVIAENPHRYAVAVPHTTRPKKPHEKEGVEYHFVTKQAFDTDALSNKFIEHGEYKENQYGTSIEAIRSVQAKNKMCLVDVQPEALKTLRTSEFKPYVIFVKPRVPESRRRRSAATSPAGGDHGRVTDEDLLEMRQSAQQMDQQYGHLVDRVLIKEDSASACTELRGILERLERETFWVPLCWVRT, from the exons ATGAAAGAAGCCATGCCGGTCCTCTCAGCAGGCACAG gCCTGCACGAGACTCTGGCCCTTCTGACATCCCAGCTGCGTCCTGATGCCAACCACAAGGAGGACATGGTCTTCCTCAAAAACGTCTTCAGTGAGAAGAGCCTGGGCTACCTCATGAAG ATCCACGAGAAGCTGAGACAGTACGAGCGCCAGAGTCCTACACCTGTCCTCCACAGCGCCGCCTCTTTGGCTGAGGAT GTGGCAGAGGAGCTGCAGAGTGGACCAATGAGTGTTGAGGAGAAGGAACTCCTACAGCTGTTGACGTCCCCCCATCTCAAG GCAGTTTTGTCAGTTCATGACATGGTTGCCCAGAAGAACTTTGACCCCGTGTTGCCACCGTTGCCTGACGACTTCGAGGACGAGCTGGAGGAGGAGTCAGTGAAGATTGTCAGACTGGTCAAGAACAAGGAACCGCTG gGGGCCACCATCAGACGGGATGAGACCACAGGGTCTGTGATCGTGGCCCGCATCATGAGGGGCGGGGCTGCAGACCGGAGTG GACTGGTCCACGTAGGAGACGAGCTACGAGAGGTCAACGGCATCTCCATCATTCACAAGAGACCTGATGAGATCAGTCAGCTTCTG TCCCAGTCTCAGGGCTCCATCACCCTGAAGATAATCCCAGCCGTTAAGGAGGAGGACCGTCTGAAGGAGAGCAAG GTCTACATGAGGGCCCTGTTTGACTACATCCCTGCTGATGACAAGGCCACGCCCTGTCAGGAGGCGGGACTTCCCTTCAAGCGAGGTGACATCCTGCAGGTTGTAACCCAGGACGACCCCACCTGGTGGCAGGCCAAACGGGTGGGCGACAGCAACCTCCGGGCTGGACTCATCCCCTCCAAACTCTTCCAGGAGAG ACGGCTGGCTTACCGGATAAAAACGGGCACTCTTCCGAACCCTAAGTCCCCTAAAAATCCTACCT atgaccagggatgtgacAAAG AGGACTGTGATTGTGAGGTCTATTTCAATGGACAGTACATAG TCTCTCCTAAGTGTAAAGCAGTGGCGCCCTCCTGTGGCCAGGTGTTTTCCTGGGAATTTTATTCAG CGGGTCTGAGGAGGAGTTTCCGTCTGAGCCGAAAGGACCGGTCAGGATCCCTCGGAGGAGGGGCCACCTCCGACCCCACCGACCCAGACTTTGCCACCTACGAGGAGGTGACTCGCTACCAGCACCGGCCCAACGAGAGGCCCCGCCTGGTGGTTCTGATAG GCTCCCTTGGAGCTCGTATCAATGAGCTGAAACAGAAGGTGATAGCAGAGAACCCACATCGCTATGCTGTGGCCGTACCAC ATACCACTAGGCCCAAGAAGCCTCATGAGAAAGAGGGGGTGGAGTACCACTTTGTCACCAAACAGGCGTTTGACACAGACGCTCTGAGCAACAA gTTCATAGAGCATGGGGAGTACAAGGAGAACCAGTATGGTACCAGTATAGAGGCTATCCGCTCTGTACAGGCCAAGAACAAGATGTGCCTAGTGGATGTGCAGCCAGAG GCTCTGAAGACACTGCGGACATCTGAGTTCAAGCCCTATGTCATCTTCGTCAAGCCGCGTGTCCCGGAGAGCAGACGCCGTCGTAGTGCTGCCACCTCACCAGCAGGGGGAGATCATGGGCGAGTGACG GATGAGGACCTGCTGGAAATGCGTCAGTCAGCCCAGCAGATGGACCAGCAGTACGGCCACCTGGTCGACCGGGTCCTAATCAAGGAGGACTCAGCCAGCGCCTGCACAGAACTCCGAGGCATTCTGGAGCGGCTGGAGCGTGAGACCTTCTGGGTGCCCCTCTGCTGGGTGCGGACCTAA
- the LOC106607511 gene encoding MAGUK p55 subfamily member 3 isoform X2 yields the protein MKEAMPVLSAGTGLHETLALLTSQLRPDANHKEDMVFLKNVFSEKSLGYLMKIHEKLRQYERQSPTPVLHSAASLAEDVAEELQSGPMSVEEKELLQLLTSPHLKAVLSVHDMVAQKNFDPVLPPLPDDFEDELEEESVKIVRLVKNKEPLGATIRRDETTGSVIVARIMRGGAADRSGLVHVGDELREVNGISIIHKRPDEISQLLSQSQGSITLKIIPAVKEEDRLKESKVYMRALFDYIPADDKATPCQEAGLPFKRGDILQVVTQDDPTWWQAKRVGDSNLRAGLIPSKLFQERRLAYRIKTGTLPNPKSPKNPTYDQGCDKEDCDCEVYFNGQYIAGLRRSFRLSRKDRSGSLGGGATSDPTDPDFATYEEVTRYQHRPNERPRLVVLIGSLGARINELKQKVIAENPHRYAVAVPHTTRPKKPHEKEGVEYHFVTKQAFDTDALSNKFIEHGEYKENQYGTSIEAIRSVQAKNKMCLVDVQPEALKTLRTSEFKPYVIFVKPRVPESRRRRSAATSPAGGDHGRVTDEDLLEMRQSAQQMDQQYGHLVDRVLIKEDSASACTELRGILERLERETFWVPLCWVRT from the exons ATGAAAGAAGCCATGCCGGTCCTCTCAGCAGGCACAG gCCTGCACGAGACTCTGGCCCTTCTGACATCCCAGCTGCGTCCTGATGCCAACCACAAGGAGGACATGGTCTTCCTCAAAAACGTCTTCAGTGAGAAGAGCCTGGGCTACCTCATGAAG ATCCACGAGAAGCTGAGACAGTACGAGCGCCAGAGTCCTACACCTGTCCTCCACAGCGCCGCCTCTTTGGCTGAGGAT GTGGCAGAGGAGCTGCAGAGTGGACCAATGAGTGTTGAGGAGAAGGAACTCCTACAGCTGTTGACGTCCCCCCATCTCAAG GCAGTTTTGTCAGTTCATGACATGGTTGCCCAGAAGAACTTTGACCCCGTGTTGCCACCGTTGCCTGACGACTTCGAGGACGAGCTGGAGGAGGAGTCAGTGAAGATTGTCAGACTGGTCAAGAACAAGGAACCGCTG gGGGCCACCATCAGACGGGATGAGACCACAGGGTCTGTGATCGTGGCCCGCATCATGAGGGGCGGGGCTGCAGACCGGAGTG GACTGGTCCACGTAGGAGACGAGCTACGAGAGGTCAACGGCATCTCCATCATTCACAAGAGACCTGATGAGATCAGTCAGCTTCTG TCCCAGTCTCAGGGCTCCATCACCCTGAAGATAATCCCAGCCGTTAAGGAGGAGGACCGTCTGAAGGAGAGCAAG GTCTACATGAGGGCCCTGTTTGACTACATCCCTGCTGATGACAAGGCCACGCCCTGTCAGGAGGCGGGACTTCCCTTCAAGCGAGGTGACATCCTGCAGGTTGTAACCCAGGACGACCCCACCTGGTGGCAGGCCAAACGGGTGGGCGACAGCAACCTCCGGGCTGGACTCATCCCCTCCAAACTCTTCCAGGAGAG ACGGCTGGCTTACCGGATAAAAACGGGCACTCTTCCGAACCCTAAGTCCCCTAAAAATCCTACCT atgaccagggatgtgacAAAG AGGACTGTGATTGTGAGGTCTATTTCAATGGACAGTACATAG CGGGTCTGAGGAGGAGTTTCCGTCTGAGCCGAAAGGACCGGTCAGGATCCCTCGGAGGAGGGGCCACCTCCGACCCCACCGACCCAGACTTTGCCACCTACGAGGAGGTGACTCGCTACCAGCACCGGCCCAACGAGAGGCCCCGCCTGGTGGTTCTGATAG GCTCCCTTGGAGCTCGTATCAATGAGCTGAAACAGAAGGTGATAGCAGAGAACCCACATCGCTATGCTGTGGCCGTACCAC ATACCACTAGGCCCAAGAAGCCTCATGAGAAAGAGGGGGTGGAGTACCACTTTGTCACCAAACAGGCGTTTGACACAGACGCTCTGAGCAACAA gTTCATAGAGCATGGGGAGTACAAGGAGAACCAGTATGGTACCAGTATAGAGGCTATCCGCTCTGTACAGGCCAAGAACAAGATGTGCCTAGTGGATGTGCAGCCAGAG GCTCTGAAGACACTGCGGACATCTGAGTTCAAGCCCTATGTCATCTTCGTCAAGCCGCGTGTCCCGGAGAGCAGACGCCGTCGTAGTGCTGCCACCTCACCAGCAGGGGGAGATCATGGGCGAGTGACG GATGAGGACCTGCTGGAAATGCGTCAGTCAGCCCAGCAGATGGACCAGCAGTACGGCCACCTGGTCGACCGGGTCCTAATCAAGGAGGACTCAGCCAGCGCCTGCACAGAACTCCGAGGCATTCTGGAGCGGCTGGAGCGTGAGACCTTCTGGGTGCCCCTCTGCTGGGTGCGGACCTAA
- the LOC106607511 gene encoding MAGUK p55 subfamily member 3 isoform X3 produces MKEAMPVLSAGTGLHETLALLTSQLRPDANHKEDMVFLKNVFSEKSLGYLMKIHEKLRQYERQSPTPVLHSAASLAEDVAEELQSGPMSVEEKELLQLLTSPHLKAVLSVHDMVAQKNFDPVLPPLPDDFEDELEEESVKIVRLVKNKEPLGATIRRDETTGSVIVARIMRGGAADRSGLVHVGDELREVNGISIIHKRPDEISQLLSQSQGSITLKIIPAVKEEDRLKESKVYMRALFDYIPADDKATPCQEAGLPFKRGDILQVVTQDDPTWWQAKRVGDSNLRAGLIPSKLFQERRLAYRIKTGTLPNPKSPKNPTYDQGCDKAGLRRSFRLSRKDRSGSLGGGATSDPTDPDFATYEEVTRYQHRPNERPRLVVLIGSLGARINELKQKVIAENPHRYAVAVPHTTRPKKPHEKEGVEYHFVTKQAFDTDALSNKFIEHGEYKENQYGTSIEAIRSVQAKNKMCLVDVQPEALKTLRTSEFKPYVIFVKPRVPESRRRRSAATSPAGGDHGRVTDEDLLEMRQSAQQMDQQYGHLVDRVLIKEDSASACTELRGILERLERETFWVPLCWVRT; encoded by the exons ATGAAAGAAGCCATGCCGGTCCTCTCAGCAGGCACAG gCCTGCACGAGACTCTGGCCCTTCTGACATCCCAGCTGCGTCCTGATGCCAACCACAAGGAGGACATGGTCTTCCTCAAAAACGTCTTCAGTGAGAAGAGCCTGGGCTACCTCATGAAG ATCCACGAGAAGCTGAGACAGTACGAGCGCCAGAGTCCTACACCTGTCCTCCACAGCGCCGCCTCTTTGGCTGAGGAT GTGGCAGAGGAGCTGCAGAGTGGACCAATGAGTGTTGAGGAGAAGGAACTCCTACAGCTGTTGACGTCCCCCCATCTCAAG GCAGTTTTGTCAGTTCATGACATGGTTGCCCAGAAGAACTTTGACCCCGTGTTGCCACCGTTGCCTGACGACTTCGAGGACGAGCTGGAGGAGGAGTCAGTGAAGATTGTCAGACTGGTCAAGAACAAGGAACCGCTG gGGGCCACCATCAGACGGGATGAGACCACAGGGTCTGTGATCGTGGCCCGCATCATGAGGGGCGGGGCTGCAGACCGGAGTG GACTGGTCCACGTAGGAGACGAGCTACGAGAGGTCAACGGCATCTCCATCATTCACAAGAGACCTGATGAGATCAGTCAGCTTCTG TCCCAGTCTCAGGGCTCCATCACCCTGAAGATAATCCCAGCCGTTAAGGAGGAGGACCGTCTGAAGGAGAGCAAG GTCTACATGAGGGCCCTGTTTGACTACATCCCTGCTGATGACAAGGCCACGCCCTGTCAGGAGGCGGGACTTCCCTTCAAGCGAGGTGACATCCTGCAGGTTGTAACCCAGGACGACCCCACCTGGTGGCAGGCCAAACGGGTGGGCGACAGCAACCTCCGGGCTGGACTCATCCCCTCCAAACTCTTCCAGGAGAG ACGGCTGGCTTACCGGATAAAAACGGGCACTCTTCCGAACCCTAAGTCCCCTAAAAATCCTACCT atgaccagggatgtgacAAAG CGGGTCTGAGGAGGAGTTTCCGTCTGAGCCGAAAGGACCGGTCAGGATCCCTCGGAGGAGGGGCCACCTCCGACCCCACCGACCCAGACTTTGCCACCTACGAGGAGGTGACTCGCTACCAGCACCGGCCCAACGAGAGGCCCCGCCTGGTGGTTCTGATAG GCTCCCTTGGAGCTCGTATCAATGAGCTGAAACAGAAGGTGATAGCAGAGAACCCACATCGCTATGCTGTGGCCGTACCAC ATACCACTAGGCCCAAGAAGCCTCATGAGAAAGAGGGGGTGGAGTACCACTTTGTCACCAAACAGGCGTTTGACACAGACGCTCTGAGCAACAA gTTCATAGAGCATGGGGAGTACAAGGAGAACCAGTATGGTACCAGTATAGAGGCTATCCGCTCTGTACAGGCCAAGAACAAGATGTGCCTAGTGGATGTGCAGCCAGAG GCTCTGAAGACACTGCGGACATCTGAGTTCAAGCCCTATGTCATCTTCGTCAAGCCGCGTGTCCCGGAGAGCAGACGCCGTCGTAGTGCTGCCACCTCACCAGCAGGGGGAGATCATGGGCGAGTGACG GATGAGGACCTGCTGGAAATGCGTCAGTCAGCCCAGCAGATGGACCAGCAGTACGGCCACCTGGTCGACCGGGTCCTAATCAAGGAGGACTCAGCCAGCGCCTGCACAGAACTCCGAGGCATTCTGGAGCGGCTGGAGCGTGAGACCTTCTGGGTGCCCCTCTGCTGGGTGCGGACCTAA
- the LOC106607511 gene encoding MAGUK p55 subfamily member 3 isoform X4, translated as MKEAMPVLSAGTGLHETLALLTSQLRPDANHKEDMVFLKNVFSEKSLGYLMKIHEKLRQYERQSPTPVLHSAASLAEDVAEELQSGPMSVEEKELLQLLTSPHLKAVLSVHDMVAQKNFDPVLPPLPDDFEDELEEESVKIVRLVKNKEPLGATIRRDETTGSVIVARIMRGGAADRSGLVHVGDELREVNGISIIHKRPDEISQLLSQSQGSITLKIIPAVKEEDRLKESKVYMRALFDYIPADDKATPCQEAGLPFKRGDILQVVTQDDPTWWQAKRVGDSNLRAGLIPSKLFQERRLAYRIKTGTLPNPKSPKNPTSGLRRSFRLSRKDRSGSLGGGATSDPTDPDFATYEEVTRYQHRPNERPRLVVLIGSLGARINELKQKVIAENPHRYAVAVPHTTRPKKPHEKEGVEYHFVTKQAFDTDALSNKFIEHGEYKENQYGTSIEAIRSVQAKNKMCLVDVQPEALKTLRTSEFKPYVIFVKPRVPESRRRRSAATSPAGGDHGRVTDEDLLEMRQSAQQMDQQYGHLVDRVLIKEDSASACTELRGILERLERETFWVPLCWVRT; from the exons ATGAAAGAAGCCATGCCGGTCCTCTCAGCAGGCACAG gCCTGCACGAGACTCTGGCCCTTCTGACATCCCAGCTGCGTCCTGATGCCAACCACAAGGAGGACATGGTCTTCCTCAAAAACGTCTTCAGTGAGAAGAGCCTGGGCTACCTCATGAAG ATCCACGAGAAGCTGAGACAGTACGAGCGCCAGAGTCCTACACCTGTCCTCCACAGCGCCGCCTCTTTGGCTGAGGAT GTGGCAGAGGAGCTGCAGAGTGGACCAATGAGTGTTGAGGAGAAGGAACTCCTACAGCTGTTGACGTCCCCCCATCTCAAG GCAGTTTTGTCAGTTCATGACATGGTTGCCCAGAAGAACTTTGACCCCGTGTTGCCACCGTTGCCTGACGACTTCGAGGACGAGCTGGAGGAGGAGTCAGTGAAGATTGTCAGACTGGTCAAGAACAAGGAACCGCTG gGGGCCACCATCAGACGGGATGAGACCACAGGGTCTGTGATCGTGGCCCGCATCATGAGGGGCGGGGCTGCAGACCGGAGTG GACTGGTCCACGTAGGAGACGAGCTACGAGAGGTCAACGGCATCTCCATCATTCACAAGAGACCTGATGAGATCAGTCAGCTTCTG TCCCAGTCTCAGGGCTCCATCACCCTGAAGATAATCCCAGCCGTTAAGGAGGAGGACCGTCTGAAGGAGAGCAAG GTCTACATGAGGGCCCTGTTTGACTACATCCCTGCTGATGACAAGGCCACGCCCTGTCAGGAGGCGGGACTTCCCTTCAAGCGAGGTGACATCCTGCAGGTTGTAACCCAGGACGACCCCACCTGGTGGCAGGCCAAACGGGTGGGCGACAGCAACCTCCGGGCTGGACTCATCCCCTCCAAACTCTTCCAGGAGAG ACGGCTGGCTTACCGGATAAAAACGGGCACTCTTCCGAACCCTAAGTCCCCTAAAAATCCTACCT CGGGTCTGAGGAGGAGTTTCCGTCTGAGCCGAAAGGACCGGTCAGGATCCCTCGGAGGAGGGGCCACCTCCGACCCCACCGACCCAGACTTTGCCACCTACGAGGAGGTGACTCGCTACCAGCACCGGCCCAACGAGAGGCCCCGCCTGGTGGTTCTGATAG GCTCCCTTGGAGCTCGTATCAATGAGCTGAAACAGAAGGTGATAGCAGAGAACCCACATCGCTATGCTGTGGCCGTACCAC ATACCACTAGGCCCAAGAAGCCTCATGAGAAAGAGGGGGTGGAGTACCACTTTGTCACCAAACAGGCGTTTGACACAGACGCTCTGAGCAACAA gTTCATAGAGCATGGGGAGTACAAGGAGAACCAGTATGGTACCAGTATAGAGGCTATCCGCTCTGTACAGGCCAAGAACAAGATGTGCCTAGTGGATGTGCAGCCAGAG GCTCTGAAGACACTGCGGACATCTGAGTTCAAGCCCTATGTCATCTTCGTCAAGCCGCGTGTCCCGGAGAGCAGACGCCGTCGTAGTGCTGCCACCTCACCAGCAGGGGGAGATCATGGGCGAGTGACG GATGAGGACCTGCTGGAAATGCGTCAGTCAGCCCAGCAGATGGACCAGCAGTACGGCCACCTGGTCGACCGGGTCCTAATCAAGGAGGACTCAGCCAGCGCCTGCACAGAACTCCGAGGCATTCTGGAGCGGCTGGAGCGTGAGACCTTCTGGGTGCCCCTCTGCTGGGTGCGGACCTAA